In one window of Dokdonia sp. PRO95 DNA:
- a CDS encoding alpha-amylase family glycosyl hydrolase encodes MMNIKSIVALLFVVVSISSCKEKETTVTQAEVERKTPFLWEASNMYFLLTDRFNNGDTSNDVNFDRTQESAVLRDFMGGDIKGITQKIEDGYFTDLGINAIWFTPVVEQVHGAVDEGTGVTYGYHGYWTKDWTSLDPNFGTREDLQKLISAAHQKDIRIVMDVVLNHTGPVTEQDPFWGEDWARENPNCAFSTYENTTACSLVENLPDILTESDQEVTLPTTLVAKWKSEGRYDEEMAELDSYFATNNLKKTPRNYIIKWLTDYIRDFGVDAFRVDTTKHVDEASWVALRAQADKAFADYKANNEDKVIDDNDFFMFGEVYNYSIDRGRSYDFGDKKVDYFANGFDNLINFQFKYDAQGSYEQLFSKYAAIKDSIFSDKSFVNYATSHDDGQPFDKDRNKAIETGTKLLLTTGISQVYYGDETARELTIEGTNGDATLRSFMNWEDIENSTTNNVLSHWQKLGTFRRDHPSVGAGTHEMLSAAPYVFKRSFDKNGLTDTVVIGLDLNIGVKEILVGNAFAKAQTVKDTYSGQEASIIDGKITLDTPYDIVLLEAVKN; translated from the coding sequence ATGATGAATATAAAGTCTATAGTCGCACTACTCTTTGTTGTTGTTTCAATATCAAGCTGTAAAGAAAAAGAAACTACAGTAACGCAGGCTGAAGTGGAAAGAAAAACTCCTTTTCTCTGGGAAGCTTCAAATATGTATTTCCTACTTACAGATCGTTTTAATAATGGCGACACAAGTAATGATGTCAACTTTGATAGAACTCAAGAGAGTGCTGTACTTAGAGATTTTATGGGTGGTGACATCAAAGGAATCACACAGAAAATAGAAGATGGCTATTTTACAGATCTAGGGATTAATGCCATCTGGTTTACTCCAGTTGTAGAGCAAGTACATGGAGCAGTAGATGAAGGCACAGGTGTTACTTATGGTTATCACGGTTACTGGACCAAGGACTGGACTTCACTAGACCCTAACTTTGGTACAAGAGAGGACTTGCAAAAATTAATAAGCGCAGCACATCAAAAAGATATACGTATCGTTATGGATGTGGTACTTAACCACACAGGTCCAGTTACAGAGCAAGATCCATTCTGGGGTGAAGATTGGGCACGAGAAAATCCTAATTGTGCTTTCAGCACCTATGAAAACACTACTGCTTGCAGTCTTGTAGAAAACCTTCCAGACATCCTAACAGAGAGTGATCAAGAAGTCACACTTCCTACTACATTAGTAGCAAAATGGAAGTCTGAAGGACGTTATGATGAAGAAATGGCTGAGCTTGACTCTTATTTTGCAACAAATAACCTCAAGAAAACACCACGCAATTACATTATAAAATGGCTTACGGATTATATACGTGATTTTGGAGTAGATGCTTTTAGAGTTGATACTACAAAACATGTAGACGAAGCCTCATGGGTGGCATTAAGAGCACAAGCAGATAAAGCCTTTGCAGATTATAAAGCAAATAATGAAGACAAAGTGATAGATGATAATGACTTTTTCATGTTTGGAGAAGTGTATAATTACTCTATAGATAGAGGTCGTTCTTATGATTTTGGAGATAAAAAGGTAGATTACTTTGCAAATGGCTTTGACAATCTCATCAACTTCCAATTTAAATATGATGCTCAAGGAAGCTATGAACAGTTATTTAGCAAGTATGCAGCAATCAAGGATTCGATCTTTAGCGATAAGAGTTTTGTAAACTATGCTACCTCACATGATGATGGACAACCATTTGATAAAGACCGAAACAAAGCTATAGAAACAGGTACTAAGCTATTATTAACTACGGGGATATCTCAGGTTTATTATGGTGATGAAACTGCGAGAGAACTCACCATAGAAGGAACAAATGGTGATGCTACATTAAGGAGCTTCATGAACTGGGAAGATATTGAGAACAGCACTACAAATAATGTTCTTAGCCACTGGCAAAAGCTAGGTACATTTAGAAGAGATCACCCTTCGGTAGGTGCTGGTACTCACGAGATGCTAAGTGCAGCTCCTTATGTTTTTAAAAGATCATTTGATAAAAATGGTCTGACAGATACTGTGGTCATAGGATTAGACTTAAATATCGGGGTGAAAGAAATTCTGGTGGGTAACGCTTTCGCGAAAGCGCAAACTGTCAAGGACACCTACTCAGGACAAGAAGCTAGTATAATCGACGGCAAGATAACTCTTGATACTCCATATGATATTGTTTTACTAGAGGCTGTAAAAAACTAA
- a CDS encoding DUF4290 domain-containing protein encodes MIDQLEYNTERDHLIIPEYGRHIQKMVNDATAMEDADERNKTAKAIIAVMGNLQPHLRDVPDFQHKLWDQLFIMSDFQLDVESPYGKPSREELAERPQPLEYPQNHPKYRFYGNNIKRMIDVAVGWEKGEMREGLAMTIANHMKKCFLNWNKDTVDDDVIFDHLFELSNGEINLKERDEELRDSDRLIRANKKAKAADNPVKKRSYSKNNNNNRKKRY; translated from the coding sequence TTGATAGATCAATTAGAGTACAATACGGAGAGAGATCATCTCATCATACCCGAGTACGGGCGCCATATACAGAAAATGGTAAATGATGCGACGGCAATGGAAGACGCAGATGAGCGTAATAAAACAGCTAAGGCAATCATAGCGGTAATGGGTAATTTACAACCACACTTGCGTGATGTGCCAGATTTTCAACACAAGCTTTGGGATCAGTTATTTATAATGTCTGACTTTCAACTTGATGTAGAATCTCCATATGGTAAACCATCAAGAGAGGAGCTTGCAGAGCGTCCACAACCTTTAGAATACCCACAAAATCACCCTAAATACCGATTTTATGGTAATAACATCAAACGTATGATTGATGTAGCCGTAGGCTGGGAAAAAGGAGAAATGCGAGAAGGACTTGCAATGACCATTGCAAATCACATGAAAAAGTGTTTCTTAAATTGGAATAAAGATACGGTAGATGATGATGTGATATTTGATCATTTATTTGAGCTAAGTAATGGTGAGATTAATCTCAAAGAACGTGATGAAGAATTACGAGATTCCGACAGATTAATAAGAGCAAATAAGAAAGCAAAAGCTGCCGATAATCCTGTTAAGAAGAGGAGCTACTCAAAAAACAACAACAATAACCGCAAGAAGCGTTACTAA
- a CDS encoding HU family DNA-binding protein, with protein MNKSELIDGMAEHAGITKAAAKKALESFLGDVEKTLKDGGRVSLVGFGSWSVSKRNAREGRNPQTGKTIKIAAKNVVKFKAGSELATSVN; from the coding sequence ATGAACAAATCAGAATTAATTGACGGAATGGCAGAGCACGCAGGTATCACTAAAGCTGCAGCAAAAAAAGCATTAGAATCTTTCTTAGGAGATGTTGAAAAGACTCTTAAAGATGGAGGACGTGTTTCTCTTGTAGGTTTTGGATCTTGGTCTGTTTCTAAGCGTAACGCACGTGAAGGAAGAAATCCACAAACTGGAAAAACTATTAAAATTGCAGCAAAGAACGTAGTAAAGTTCAAAGCTGGATCTGAGCTTGCAACTTCTGTAAACTAG
- the murA gene encoding UDP-N-acetylglucosamine 1-carboxyvinyltransferase, giving the protein MATFQIEGGHQLKGDIQPQGAKNEALQILCGVLLTPEKVTISNVPDIIDVNKLIMILQNLGVKVEKIAKGEFTFQADDLNLEYLESEKFKKEGSGLRGSIMIVGPLLARFGKGYIPRPGGDKIGRRRLDTHFEGFIKLGAKFRYNREERFYGVEAPEGLTGAYMLLDEASVTGTANIVMAAVLAKGTTTIYNAACEPYLQQLCKMMVRMGANIQGIGSNMLIIEGVEKLGGCEHRVLPDMIEIGSWIGLAAMTKSEITIKNVSWDDLGVIPNTFRKLGITLERKGDDIYIPAHTEGYQVESYIDGSFMTISDAPWPGFTPDLLSIILVVATQAKGELMVHQKMFESRLFFTDKLIDMGAKVILCDPHRATVIGHNFQSTLKATTMTSPDIRAGISLLIAALSAKGTSTIHNIEQIDRGYENIDERLRAIGAKITRID; this is encoded by the coding sequence ATGGCAACATTTCAGATCGAGGGAGGTCACCAGCTTAAGGGCGACATCCAACCACAAGGAGCAAAAAATGAGGCACTACAAATTTTATGCGGCGTATTACTCACTCCTGAAAAAGTAACCATAAGTAATGTGCCAGACATTATAGATGTAAACAAGCTCATCATGATCTTGCAAAATCTAGGCGTTAAGGTGGAGAAAATAGCCAAAGGTGAATTCACTTTTCAAGCAGATGATCTCAATCTTGAGTACCTAGAAAGTGAGAAGTTTAAGAAAGAAGGAAGTGGTCTGCGTGGTTCTATAATGATTGTAGGGCCATTACTAGCTCGCTTTGGTAAAGGATATATTCCTCGCCCGGGAGGAGATAAAATAGGACGTAGACGTCTTGATACCCACTTTGAAGGTTTTATTAAACTTGGAGCAAAATTTCGCTACAACCGTGAGGAGCGATTCTATGGTGTAGAGGCTCCAGAAGGACTTACAGGTGCATACATGCTACTAGACGAAGCATCTGTGACTGGTACTGCAAACATTGTAATGGCAGCTGTACTTGCAAAAGGAACAACTACAATTTATAATGCCGCTTGTGAGCCTTATTTACAGCAGCTTTGTAAAATGATGGTACGCATGGGAGCAAATATCCAAGGGATAGGCTCTAACATGCTTATTATAGAAGGAGTAGAGAAACTAGGTGGTTGCGAGCATAGAGTATTACCAGATATGATCGAAATAGGATCTTGGATAGGTCTTGCTGCAATGACTAAGAGTGAGATTACTATTAAAAATGTAAGCTGGGATGATCTAGGTGTTATACCTAATACCTTTAGAAAACTAGGGATTACGCTAGAACGTAAAGGAGATGATATTTACATTCCTGCACATACAGAGGGTTATCAGGTGGAATCATATATTGATGGTTCATTTATGACTATTTCTGATGCACCATGGCCAGGTTTTACTCCAGATCTTTTAAGTATTATTCTTGTAGTGGCAACCCAAGCAAAGGGCGAACTAATGGTTCACCAGAAAATGTTTGAAAGCCGTTTGTTCTTTACAGATAAGCTTATAGATATGGGAGCAAAAGTGATACTTTGTGATCCGCATCGTGCAACTGTGATTGGACATAACTTCCAGTCTACGCTTAAGGCTACCACAATGACATCGCCAGATATACGTGCCGGTATCTCATTACTTATTGCAGCTTTAAGTGCAAAAGGAACTTCTACTATTCATAATATCGAGCAAATAGACCGTGGTTATGAAAACATAGATGAGCGTCTTAG
- a CDS encoding ATP-dependent DNA helicase RecQ produces MSNQAQDILQQYWGHSTFRPQQAEIIKNVLDGNDSIALLPTGGGKSLCYQLPALILDGITIVVSPLIALMKDQVMTLQEKGIKALSITSGISFSDLDSLLDNCIYGNYKLLYLSPERLQQDLVRERIKLMNVSLIAVDEAHCISQWGHDFRPAYRQISQLRALKPSVPFIALTATATPKVLKDITEQLELQDPQLFKTSYHRPNLTYNVVQATDKFYQLETILANTKASAIVYVRNRKATLNTAHFIKGRGISATSYHGGMSRDERHKQYLAWRNNKVQVMVGTSAFGMGIDKADVATVVHLEIPDSIENYFQEAGRAGRAGQQSQAVLLYNENDEVRLDNQFIKVIPQVADIKKIYKHLNNYFQISYGEGQETLHRFNFSEFCATYKLHTILTFNALQTLDRNSVISLSQEFTKRATINFKVNDFALSYYLIRNNQLDDVVKAVLRTYGAVFEQVTNINYSIIATKASKTIEQVHQVLLTLEKDDIIDYEHQNYDTAVTFLVPRDDDRTINVIAPYIKAQASYKRDQVEAIKTYLATDNVCRAIQLMQYFDETLTTPCGHCDVCTNATNRISRTAIDSAIIDILREGPKTSREISQLDYPQQAIINTIRLLLDQKKIAILANNTYTLL; encoded by the coding sequence TTGAGTAATCAAGCGCAAGACATATTACAACAATATTGGGGTCACTCCACCTTTAGACCTCAACAAGCAGAAATCATTAAAAATGTGCTTGATGGAAATGATAGTATCGCATTATTGCCTACAGGTGGTGGGAAGTCCCTATGCTATCAATTACCAGCATTAATACTTGACGGGATTACGATAGTGGTATCGCCGCTTATCGCCCTTATGAAAGATCAAGTGATGACTTTGCAAGAAAAAGGAATCAAAGCCCTCTCAATCACCAGCGGAATTTCCTTTAGTGATCTAGACAGCTTACTAGATAATTGTATTTATGGAAATTATAAACTCTTATACCTCTCACCAGAGCGATTACAGCAAGACCTCGTAAGAGAAAGAATTAAACTCATGAATGTCTCTCTTATTGCGGTAGATGAGGCTCATTGTATTTCACAATGGGGACACGACTTTAGACCTGCATATAGACAAATCTCTCAACTACGCGCTCTCAAACCTTCGGTGCCATTTATAGCGCTTACGGCTACAGCAACACCTAAGGTGCTTAAAGACATTACAGAACAGCTAGAATTACAAGATCCACAATTATTTAAAACCTCCTATCACCGTCCTAACCTCACATACAATGTTGTGCAAGCAACAGACAAGTTTTATCAACTAGAAACAATCCTTGCAAATACAAAGGCTAGCGCTATCGTTTATGTGCGTAATAGAAAAGCTACATTAAACACCGCTCACTTTATAAAAGGTAGAGGCATCTCTGCCACTTCTTATCATGGTGGAATGTCTCGTGATGAACGTCACAAACAGTACCTAGCGTGGAGAAATAATAAAGTGCAAGTCATGGTTGGAACGAGTGCCTTTGGGATGGGTATTGATAAAGCAGATGTAGCAACTGTGGTACACTTAGAAATACCAGATAGTATAGAAAATTACTTTCAAGAAGCAGGAAGAGCAGGAAGAGCAGGACAACAATCGCAGGCAGTACTTCTTTACAATGAAAATGATGAAGTAAGGCTAGATAATCAGTTTATAAAAGTTATCCCTCAGGTAGCAGATATAAAAAAGATATATAAACACCTCAACAACTATTTTCAAATCTCTTATGGTGAAGGTCAAGAGACACTGCATCGTTTTAACTTTAGCGAGTTTTGTGCAACCTATAAGCTTCACACTATACTTACGTTTAATGCCCTTCAAACGCTTGATCGCAATAGTGTCATAAGCTTGTCACAAGAATTTACAAAACGCGCAACAATCAACTTTAAGGTAAATGACTTTGCACTTTCTTACTACTTAATACGCAATAATCAGCTAGATGATGTTGTGAAGGCGGTTCTTAGAACTTACGGAGCTGTTTTTGAACAAGTAACAAATATTAATTACAGTATCATAGCTACAAAGGCTAGTAAAACGATAGAACAAGTACATCAAGTTTTACTTACTCTTGAGAAAGATGACATTATAGATTATGAGCATCAAAACTATGATACCGCAGTCACCTTTCTTGTGCCTAGGGATGATGACAGAACAATAAACGTGATCGCTCCATATATCAAAGCACAAGCGAGTTACAAGAGAGACCAAGTAGAAGCAATAAAGACTTACCTTGCTACAGACAATGTTTGTAGAGCGATACAACTTATGCAGTATTTTGATGAAACATTAACCACACCTTGTGGTCACTGCGATGTATGCACAAATGCCACAAATCGAATTTCAAGAACTGCCATAGACAGTGCTATCATAGATATCTTAAGAGAAGGCCCAAAAACTTCTCGAGAAATATCACAACTAGACTACCCACAACAAGCTATAATTAATACGATTCGACTACTTTTGGATCAGAAAAAGATAGCCATTTTGGCAAATAACACCTACACCTTATTATGA
- a CDS encoding DUF493 family protein → MSSNKNPEEFYKKLRTQLEETSSWPAPYLYKFIVPANAEKEAQIEGLFNHLGAVIKKNVSRTGKYTSVSINVRLDNPDVVIEKYKEVGKIEGVISL, encoded by the coding sequence ATGAGTTCAAATAAAAACCCAGAAGAGTTTTATAAAAAATTAAGGACACAACTAGAAGAAACTTCTAGCTGGCCCGCACCTTACTTATATAAGTTTATTGTACCTGCAAATGCAGAAAAAGAAGCACAAATAGAAGGGCTTTTTAACCATCTAGGTGCAGTAATAAAAAAGAATGTCTCTCGCACAGGTAAGTACACAAGTGTTTCTATAAACGTACGTTTAGACAATCCTGATGTTGTCATAGAAAAGTATAAAGAGGTAGGGAAGATAGAAGGCGTTATTTCACTTTAA
- the fmt gene encoding methionyl-tRNA formyltransferase, with product MRDLRIVFMGTPEFAVTILNGLLEEKYNVVGVITAPDRPAGRGQKVRESDVKAFAKTKNLNILQPTNLKSEEFLKELKALNANLQIVVAFRMLPEAVWKMPAYGTFNLHASLLPQYRGAAPINWAIINGDTETGVTTFFIDEKIDTGEIILQEKLAIGDKENAGALHDRLMIAGKDLVVKTVKAIASDEVTTFVQDSSKELKTAYKLHSENTRINWEAPLQDIYNHIRGLSPYPAAYTMLENGGKEQRVKIYSAFAKAEKEMFIPSGAVTQVDDHLAIATPEGYICITEIQLSGKKKMAVKDLLNGYKFDKNAKMR from the coding sequence ATGAGAGATTTACGCATAGTTTTTATGGGTACACCAGAGTTTGCTGTAACCATTTTAAATGGCCTACTAGAAGAAAAGTATAATGTAGTGGGAGTAATTACCGCTCCAGATCGCCCTGCAGGAAGAGGACAAAAAGTAAGAGAAAGTGATGTAAAGGCATTTGCTAAGACTAAAAACCTAAACATCTTGCAACCTACAAATCTTAAAAGCGAGGAGTTTTTAAAAGAATTAAAAGCTCTTAATGCAAACCTACAGATTGTAGTTGCTTTTAGAATGCTTCCAGAAGCTGTGTGGAAAATGCCGGCTTATGGAACCTTTAATCTTCATGCTTCTCTATTACCTCAATATCGTGGCGCTGCACCTATAAACTGGGCTATTATTAATGGGGATACAGAAACTGGAGTAACCACTTTCTTTATAGATGAAAAAATTGATACCGGTGAGATTATTTTACAAGAGAAACTTGCTATAGGTGACAAGGAAAATGCCGGCGCTTTACATGATCGCCTTATGATTGCAGGTAAAGACCTTGTAGTAAAAACTGTTAAAGCAATAGCGAGTGACGAAGTAACCACATTTGTACAAGACTCCTCAAAAGAATTAAAGACTGCTTACAAGTTACATAGTGAAAACACAAGAATAAACTGGGAAGCTCCTCTTCAAGATATTTACAATCACATAAGAGGCCTGAGCCCTTATCCAGCTGCCTACACTATGCTCGAAAATGGAGGAAAAGAGCAACGTGTAAAAATTTATAGCGCTTTCGCGAAAGCAGAAAAAGAGATGTTTATTCCATCTGGAGCAGTAACCCAAGTAGATGATCATCTAGCTATCGCAACGCCAGAAGGTTACATTTGCATCACCGAAATACAGCTCTCTGGGAAGAAAAAAATGGCTGTTAAAGACCTTTTAAACGGATACAAATTTGATAAAAATGCAAAAATGCGCTAA
- a CDS encoding NADPH-dependent FMN reductase yields the protein MGTIIALSGSNSKTSINSMLLDYIINSIQSQPAARLHLLDYDIPMYNLDLEQERGIPIDVQIIKNKIAEASGIIIGVNEHNGMISAFFKNILDWLSRADRNFLANKKILLVSTSPGARGASSALEYMKSTAPRFGGVIAESFSFPSFQENFDVKDLSITSPSMELGISQVLASFLQQLDD from the coding sequence ATGGGAACAATAATTGCACTATCAGGAAGTAATAGCAAAACATCTATAAATAGTATGTTGCTAGATTATATTATCAATTCGATTCAATCTCAACCCGCGGCGCGTTTGCATCTTTTAGATTATGATATTCCTATGTATAATTTAGATTTAGAACAAGAACGAGGAATTCCAATTGATGTTCAAATCATAAAAAATAAGATTGCTGAGGCTTCTGGTATTATCATAGGAGTAAATGAGCACAACGGGATGATATCTGCCTTTTTTAAGAATATTCTAGACTGGCTTTCTCGTGCAGACAGGAATTTCTTAGCAAATAAAAAAATCCTCTTAGTGAGTACTTCTCCTGGGGCTAGAGGAGCTTCTTCTGCGCTTGAGTATATGAAGAGTACTGCCCCTCGTTTTGGAGGAGTTATAGCAGAGAGTTTTAGCTTTCCTTCATTTCAAGAAAACTTTGACGTAAAGGACCTCTCCATAACAAGTCCTTCTATGGAGTTAGGGATTTCTCAAGTGCTGGCTTCATTTCTTCAGCAGCTAGATGATTAG
- a CDS encoding ATP-binding protein — MPKRILLIGGPSTGKTTLLNHLEQLGYPCLEEISRQVISQAQKEGIDQLFLEKPLLFSELLRDARIQQHKEVDSYITDTVFIDRGIPDTVAYMDFIGQEYPEAFVQACKTYTYDIVFILPTWEKIHKVDQERYETFEQAQKIEKHLVKTYQNYGYDPIVVPLSPVEDRAAFILKTLALE, encoded by the coding sequence ATGCCAAAACGTATACTTCTCATAGGAGGTCCATCTACCGGAAAAACAACATTGCTTAATCACCTAGAACAACTAGGATACCCGTGCCTTGAGGAAATCTCCAGACAAGTAATAAGCCAGGCTCAAAAAGAAGGTATTGACCAGTTATTTCTAGAGAAACCTCTGCTTTTTTCTGAGCTTCTGAGAGATGCTCGCATACAGCAACATAAAGAAGTAGACTCCTATATAACAGACACCGTTTTTATAGACAGAGGGATTCCTGACACTGTGGCATATATGGATTTTATAGGGCAAGAGTATCCCGAGGCATTTGTTCAAGCGTGTAAGACCTACACCTACGATATTGTTTTTATACTGCCCACATGGGAGAAAATACACAAAGTAGATCAAGAGCGATACGAGACTTTTGAACAAGCTCAAAAAATTGAAAAACACCTTGTAAAAACATACCAAAATTATGGGTACGACCCTATTGTAGTACCACTGTCTCCAGTAGAAGATAGAGCTGCATTTATTTTAAAAACGCTAGCACTTGAGTAA
- the menA gene encoding 1,4-dihydroxy-2-naphthoate octaprenyltransferase, with the protein MPSFQVWLSAARPRTLPLSIAGILVGGGLAMQEGAFNWSIFILAILATLGFQILSNYANDYGDGVKGTDNAERVGPARAMQSGLLTAQHLKKAIVITSIITVVIVLLLIYVSFGVDHFLLSVLFFLLGIAAIVSAIKYTVGKSAYGYRGLGDVFVFIFFGLVGVLGSFFLFTQYINFIQILPALTIGALSTMVLHLNNMRDREADARVGKNTLAVVLGAAGAEKYHAALFLLGLLSWVSYLLLTATHIFDCISLIAFIPLVRHMFTVRNTSAHALLDPELKKVALSTFLLAVLYFVSCYI; encoded by the coding sequence ATGCCCTCATTCCAAGTTTGGCTTAGTGCCGCCCGTCCTCGTACCTTACCACTTTCTATAGCTGGGATTCTTGTAGGAGGCGGACTTGCAATGCAAGAAGGTGCATTTAACTGGAGTATTTTTATACTAGCCATACTTGCTACCTTAGGTTTTCAAATCTTATCTAATTATGCAAATGATTATGGTGATGGGGTTAAGGGAACAGATAATGCAGAGCGTGTAGGGCCCGCAAGAGCCATGCAAAGCGGCCTTCTAACGGCACAACATCTTAAGAAGGCAATCGTAATTACGTCAATTATTACCGTGGTCATAGTACTACTCTTAATTTATGTCTCTTTTGGCGTAGATCACTTCTTGCTTTCGGTCTTATTCTTCCTTTTAGGAATTGCCGCTATCGTATCTGCTATAAAGTACACAGTAGGAAAAAGTGCCTACGGTTACAGAGGCTTAGGAGATGTTTTTGTATTTATATTCTTCGGTCTCGTGGGTGTACTAGGATCTTTCTTTCTATTTACACAGTATATTAATTTTATACAGATACTTCCCGCGCTTACTATAGGTGCATTATCTACTATGGTGTTGCATCTTAATAATATGAGAGATCGTGAAGCAGATGCTCGGGTAGGTAAAAACACACTTGCTGTTGTTTTAGGAGCAGCAGGAGCAGAAAAATATCATGCTGCGCTGTTTCTCTTAGGGCTTTTAAGCTGGGTTTCTTATTTACTGCTTACAGCTACGCATATTTTCGATTGTATCTCTCTCATCGCTTTTATACCATTAGTTAGGCATATGTTTACCGTAAGAAATACATCTGCACACGCATTACTCGATCCTGAGCTTAAGAAAGTTGCCTTGTCTACATTTCTACTTGCTGTACTGTATTTCGTAAGTTGCTATATTTAG